A stretch of DNA from Gymnodinialimonas sp. 57CJ19:
TGGCGTGCACCACCAGATCATGGGCACCCGGTTTCAGGTCCAGAGCCTCTGTCATGGGGATGATTGGGGCATTTGGAAGCAATTCGCACCAAATTGTGGGGAAATCGCTCACAATTACCGGGTGCGTAAACCTTCTATTAACGTCCTCGAGTCTTTCCTGAAGCTCGGCAATGGCCTCGTCGTGAAGGAACCGCGCGTCTGCAATATGGGCGGTTCGGGTCGCACGGGCGCGGTGCGCGGCAAGCGCGTTCTGGTCGGTCAGGCGGGGCTGTGGCTGTTGCAAATTGAGGCTCTGCGCAGGGGATCACTGCGCGGTATCTAGGGGACAGGTATGAGTTTGCAAACCATGCTGCATGCGGTGTTTCCGCCGGAATGCCTTAATTGTTCGGCACGGGTCGAGGATGCCTTTGCGATTTGCGGCACCTGTTGGGGCGATACGCCGTTCATTCTGGGGGCAGCTTGCGATCTTTGCGGCACCGGGTTGCCTGGCCAAACCGCGGCGGAAGGGGAAGCGTTGATTTGCAACGAATGCCAGCGCGTGCCCCGCGCCTGGGACCATGGGCGGGCAGTGTTTGCCTATGAAGGGGTGGGCCGAAGGCTGGTCTTGGCTCTGAAACACGGGGACCGAACCGATATCGCCCGGGCCGCGGGCCCCTGGATGGCGCGGACGGCGGCGGATTTGCTGGAGGATGATCCCTTGCTTGTCCCCGTGCCCCTGCATTGGACCCGCCTTGCCCGTCGCCGCTTTAATCAGGCGGCCCTTCTGGCGTGGTCGCTGGCGCGTCACTGCGCGGCCGAGGTTGAACCGATGGCGCTGCTTCGCCTGCGCCCGACCCCCTCGCAGGAGGGGCGATCGCGCGATGCCCGATTCCAGAACGTGGACGAGGCGATTATTCCCCACCCCCGCAAAGGCAGTGCGTTGGAGGGACGCAATGTGCTCTTGATCGACGATGTCATGACCTCTGGCGCCACCCTCGCCATCGCGACCGAGGCCTGTCGCCGCGCCGGTGCCGAAAAAGTGTCTGTCTTGGCCCTAGCGCGGGTGGGGGGAGACACCTAAATAGGGACCTCTATTGTTCCTCAGGAAAGCGCTCTGCCATGGCCAATGTTACGCTCTATACCTCTCCGCTCTGCGGGTTTTGCCACGCCGCCAAGCGGATGCTGACAGACAAGGGCGTGAGCTACGCCGAGATCGACGTGGCCGCAGAGCCCGCCAAACGGCAAGAAATGCTGAGCCGTGCCAATGGCCGCCACACCGTGCCGCAGATTTTCATCGGCGACACCCATGTGGGCGGCTACGACGACATGGCCACGTTGGAGCGGAACGGTAAACTGGACGCCTTACTCGCGGCAGACTGACCCGATTGGCGCTATTCCCCTTGCGTCTTGCTGCGGCGCGGCGCTTTACTCCGCGGTATGTCCAAGCACGACGATCCTCTCTCTGTTGCGCTGTTCAGCGAGGTCTTCATGATCGACCAGCTGGCACGGGCTCGGCTGTCGAAAGCTTTGCCCAAGGGGATGGAGTTGAGCCACTTTTCCGTGCTCAACCATCTGGCGGCCACTCAGGATGAAAAATCCCCCGCGCAACTGGCGCGGGCGTTTCACCTGACGCGCGGGGCGATGACCAACACGCTGAACAAGCTGGAATGGGCCGGACATATCCATGTGCGGCCCGATTGGGACGATGCGCGGCGCAAGATGATCTCGATCAGTCCTGCCGGGCGTCGGGCACGAGAGGTGGCGATTGCCGCGATTGTGCCGATCCTGACAGAAGCCGTGGCCGAGATTGGCCCCGGAAAGGTCCGCGATGCCTTGCCGCTGCTGCGCGATGTGCGCCGCAAGCTGGAAGGCGATGGCGCTTAGGCCCCGTTTCAGGCGGCGCGTTTGACCGAGGCTGTGACGTAGTTAACGCTCAGATCACGCGCGCTGATCCCCCAAGTCCACAGCACCGGATTGAAGACGAAGCCCTTTCGATCCACCGGGTCGAGTCCCGCTTGGCCAATCAGCGCGAAAAGCTCGTCCGGGGTGATGAATTTTGACCATTCGTGGGTGCCCTTCGGCAACCAGCGCATCACGTGTTCCGCGCCGATGATCGCCATCAGAAAACTCTTGGGGTTGCGGTTCAGGGTCGAACAGACCATCAGACCGCCCGGTTTCAGAAGCTGTTGGCAGGCGGTCAGGAAGCCCAAGGGATCGGCCACATGCTCCACCACTTCCATGTTCAGGACGACGTCGAATTGCTCGCCCGCGTCGGCCATCGCCTCGGCGGTGGTGTGGCGATAGTCGATCTCTAGCCCCGATTGCGCGGCATGGACCTGCGCGACGGGGATGTTGCCCGCAGCCGCGTCGGCCCCCACCACATCGGCGCCCAACCGGGCCATCGGTTCGGCCAGAAGGCCGCCGCCACAGCCGATATCCAGAATACGCAAACCGGCGAAAGGCGCCTCAGCCTTCAAGTCACGGCCAAACTCAGCCGCGATCTGCTGGGTGATGTAATCGAGCCGCGTGGGGTTGAGCATGTGGAGCGGCTTGAATTTGCCGTTCAGGTCCCACCACTCCGCGGCCATCGCCTCGAATTTGGCGACTTCGCTGTCATCTACGGTGTTCACGGGCGCAGCTGTCATGGACATCCCCTACATCCTTTGCAAATCTTGGCACGAGCCGGGGTCGGCAAAAATCGTGTCGTGTCGTTTCCAACGTCACGTTCTATATAGGACGGATATGGATAAGTTCTCGGGCCAAAAGAGCACAGCTTCGCATTTGTTTCCGCCGATTGAGCCCTTCGATCAGCGGATTCTGAACGTGGGCGATGGACATCACATTTATGTGGAGCAATGCGGCAATCCCCGCGGCGCGCCTGTGGTCGTGTTGCACGGCGGGCCCGGCGGCGGCTGTAGCCCGGCGATGCGGCGGTATT
This window harbors:
- the ubiG gene encoding bifunctional 2-polyprenyl-6-hydroxyphenol methylase/3-demethylubiquinol 3-O-methyltransferase UbiG, encoding MTAAPVNTVDDSEVAKFEAMAAEWWDLNGKFKPLHMLNPTRLDYITQQIAAEFGRDLKAEAPFAGLRILDIGCGGGLLAEPMARLGADVVGADAAAGNIPVAQVHAAQSGLEIDYRHTTAEAMADAGEQFDVVLNMEVVEHVADPLGFLTACQQLLKPGGLMVCSTLNRNPKSFLMAIIGAEHVMRWLPKGTHEWSKFITPDELFALIGQAGLDPVDRKGFVFNPVLWTWGISARDLSVNYVTASVKRAA
- a CDS encoding MarR family transcriptional regulator, whose protein sequence is MSKHDDPLSVALFSEVFMIDQLARARLSKALPKGMELSHFSVLNHLAATQDEKSPAQLARAFHLTRGAMTNTLNKLEWAGHIHVRPDWDDARRKMISISPAGRRAREVAIAAIVPILTEAVAEIGPGKVRDALPLLRDVRRKLEGDGA
- a CDS encoding ComF family protein, with amino-acid sequence MSLQTMLHAVFPPECLNCSARVEDAFAICGTCWGDTPFILGAACDLCGTGLPGQTAAEGEALICNECQRVPRAWDHGRAVFAYEGVGRRLVLALKHGDRTDIARAAGPWMARTAADLLEDDPLLVPVPLHWTRLARRRFNQAALLAWSLARHCAAEVEPMALLRLRPTPSQEGRSRDARFQNVDEAIIPHPRKGSALEGRNVLLIDDVMTSGATLAIATEACRRAGAEKVSVLALARVGGDT
- the grxC gene encoding glutaredoxin 3; its protein translation is MANVTLYTSPLCGFCHAAKRMLTDKGVSYAEIDVAAEPAKRQEMLSRANGRHTVPQIFIGDTHVGGYDDMATLERNGKLDALLAAD